In Ammospiza caudacuta isolate bAmmCau1 chromosome 30, bAmmCau1.pri, whole genome shotgun sequence, one DNA window encodes the following:
- the LOC131569636 gene encoding feather keratin B-4-like has translation MSSYGQLLSARCASPCEVTCAQPYVDACSEPCVAACGDSRAIVYAPPVVVTFPGPIISSCPTESIVGSSIPEIGGGMGSGGGGMGSGGGGMGSGGGMGSGGGGMGSGGGSSCGGGMSRLGSLYRGSSYFSGYNRNYYPYYSRGYYRYRYGNYGNYGNYGNYGNYGPF, from the exons ATGTCCTCCTATGGCCAACTGCTCAGCGCCCGCTGTGCTTCACCCTGCGAGGTGACATGCGCCCAGCCCTACGTCGACGCCTGCAGCGAGCCTTGCGTGGCTGCATGTGGAGACTCCCGAGCCATCGTCTACGCCCCGCCCGTGGTCGTGACATTCCCAGGGCCCATCATCAGCTCCTGCCCCACCGAGAGCATCGTTGGGTCGTCCATCCCTGAAATCGGCGGGGGAATGGGGTCTGGAGGGGGTGGCATGGGGTCTGGAGgaggtgggatgggatctggaggtgggatgggatctggaggtggtgggatgggatctggag GGGGCTCCTCCTGCGGGGGTGGGATGTCACGGCTGGGGAGCCTCTACCGCGGCTCCTCCTATTTCTCAGGCTACAATAGGAATTATTACCCCTATTATTCCAGAGGGTACTACAGGTATCGCTACGGGAACTACGGGAACTACGGGAACTACGGGAACTACGGGAACTACGGgcctttttaa
- the LOC131569496 gene encoding scale keratin-like, producing the protein MGDITSSSLSENGIKGERPQTSPILAASLTYSLQDNELDPKSQEMMSNVNSECQPGCEVACTQPCAYSRSLEPCIASCGDSKAVVFPPPVVLTFPGPTMSTCSQESIVGASQPMVMGAPIASISDEPYGVGSSFGPGGMAGAGPSFGSGGSFGYGGSSGMGGPLGYGGSFGYGMQSSRGSCGYGGVLGARGSFGSGGACGYGGSLGMGGSLYSRRFRSTRGGSCVGSWGSS; encoded by the exons ATGGGTGACATCACGTCCTCCTCATTgtctgaaaatggaataaaagggGAGAGACCTCAGACATCTCCCATCCTCGCAGCCTCACTGACTTATTCCCTCCAAGACAACGAG cttgatcccaaatcccaagaGATGATGTCCAACGTCAACTCCgagtgccagcctggctgcgAGGTGGCCTGCACGCAGCCCTGTGCCtacagcaggagcctggagccctgcaTCGCCTCCTGTGGGGATTCCAAAGCCGTGGTGTTCCCTCCTCCCGTGGTCCTCACCTTCCCGGGCCCCACCATGAGCACCTGCTCCCAGGAGAGCATAGTGGGAGCGTCCCAGCCCATGGTTATGGGTGCTCCCATCGCCAGCATCTCTGATGAGCCCTATGGGGTGGGCAGCTCCTTCGGGCCTGGGGGCATGGCTGGGGCAGGACCCTCCTTTGGATCCGGGGGCTCCTTTGGCTACGGGGGCTCCTCGGGGATGGGGGGTCCCTTGGGATATGGGGGTTCCTTTGGTTATGGAATGCAGAGCTCCCGTGGGTCCTGTGGCTACGGGGGCGTGCTGGGAGCCAGGGGTTCctttgggtctgggggtgccTGTGGCTACGGAGgctccctgggaatggggggctCCTTGTACAGCCGGAGGTTCCGCAGCACCCGCGGCGGATCCTGtgtggggagctggggctcGTCCTAA